A genome region from Natronosalvus rutilus includes the following:
- a CDS encoding prefoldin subunit beta → MQGNLPPEAQEKIEQLQDLQETAQTVAVQKQEAESSLDDAQAALEELEDVDDDTTMYRQVGELFVQTEYDEAQDQLEEKTDTLEIRLETLEKQEERVQTQFESLQEELQNLLGGGGMGGPAGPGGPGAGGA, encoded by the coding sequence ATGCAAGGCAATCTGCCACCGGAGGCACAGGAGAAGATCGAACAGCTCCAGGACCTGCAGGAGACGGCACAGACCGTCGCCGTCCAGAAGCAGGAAGCCGAGTCCTCGCTCGACGACGCGCAGGCTGCCCTCGAGGAACTCGAGGACGTCGACGACGACACCACGATGTACCGCCAGGTCGGCGAACTGTTCGTCCAGACCGAGTACGACGAGGCCCAGGACCAGCTCGAGGAGAAAACCGACACCCTCGAGATTCGTCTCGAAACCCTCGAGAAGCAAGAAGAGCGCGTCCAGACGCAGTTCGAGAGCCTCCAGGAGGAACTCCAGAACCTGCTGGGCGGTGGCGGCATGGGCGGGCCCGCCGGTCCGGGCGGCCCGGGCGCCGGCGGCGCGTAG
- a CDS encoding DUF3194 domain-containing protein, whose amino-acid sequence MPTSESAPEDEAVVQTAADAAEDVIFSAYKQSAVRDYDVTVVFEESVLEVDVYLNVPDDAGERNPDAVADEAALAARSAVDDLFGE is encoded by the coding sequence ATGCCGACCAGCGAATCGGCACCCGAGGACGAGGCGGTCGTCCAGACCGCCGCTGACGCCGCCGAAGACGTCATCTTCTCGGCGTACAAGCAGTCGGCCGTCCGCGACTACGACGTCACCGTCGTGTTCGAGGAGAGCGTCCTCGAAGTCGACGTCTACCTGAACGTGCCGGACGACGCGGGCGAACGGAACCCGGATGCCGTCGCGGACGAGGCGGCCCTCGCCGCCCGGTCGGCGGTCGACGACCTGTTCGGCGAGTGA